Proteins from one Microbacterium faecale genomic window:
- a CDS encoding sulfite exporter TauE/SafE family protein, whose product MNALRARGSRVIITFIAIGLVSGFMSGLFGVGGGTVIVPMLVTAAAFSQKLASGTSGASIIVTAAVGVVSYAAHGQVDWLAAVLLAAGGVVGAPLGAHLLHRLSETKLRWFFVGFLAVVVVTLFFVIPDRDAGVPMNLWLGAALVGVGLVTGVLSGMIGVGGGIIVVPALILLFGASDLVAKGTALLMMIPTTIAGAWRNTRNRNVDLVAAAVVAAATVITTPLGALVAAAVDPFVANMLFAAFLVVIGTQMAIRAFRAGRR is encoded by the coding sequence ATGAACGCCCTGCGCGCCCGTGGCTCGAGGGTGATCATCACGTTCATCGCGATCGGCCTCGTCTCCGGCTTCATGTCGGGCCTGTTCGGCGTCGGCGGCGGCACCGTCATCGTTCCGATGCTCGTCACCGCCGCAGCCTTCTCACAGAAGCTCGCGTCCGGCACATCGGGTGCGTCCATCATCGTCACCGCGGCGGTGGGCGTCGTCAGCTACGCCGCGCACGGTCAGGTCGACTGGCTCGCCGCCGTGCTGCTCGCGGCCGGCGGCGTCGTGGGCGCCCCACTCGGCGCGCACCTGCTGCACCGTCTCAGTGAGACGAAGCTGCGCTGGTTCTTCGTCGGGTTTCTCGCCGTCGTCGTCGTGACCCTCTTCTTCGTGATCCCCGATCGCGACGCGGGCGTGCCCATGAACCTCTGGCTCGGCGCCGCGCTCGTCGGCGTCGGCCTCGTCACTGGCGTGTTGTCGGGGATGATCGGTGTCGGCGGTGGCATCATCGTCGTGCCCGCGCTGATCCTGCTCTTCGGCGCGAGCGACCTCGTCGCGAAGGGCACCGCCCTGTTGATGATGATCCCGACCACGATTGCCGGAGCATGGCGCAACACCCGCAACCGCAACGTGGATCTCGTGGCGGCGGCCGTCGTCGCGGCGGCCACCGTCATCACGACGCCGCTCGGCGCGCTCGTCGCCGCGGCCGTGGATCCGTTCGTCGCGAACATGCTGTTCGCGGCGTTCCTCGTCGTGATCGGCACCCAGATGGCGATCAGGGCATTCCGCGCCGGACGCCGTTAG
- a CDS encoding UDP-N-acetylmuramate dehydrogenase produces MSAIEARRDPVPLAELTTIGVGAAPARMVDVRTREELVAALHDAWSEDWFVLGGGSNLLASDEPFDGTVIRILTTGYERIDGAPEGYQRVAIEAGQNWDEFVAWTVGAGLAGVEAMSGIPGTAGAAPIQNVGAYGQEIIQTLVSVDLIDEGASSIETVPASELGLGPRTSALKRHYDSVPERSAVVVGIVLDLAVVGTDPRPVEDERIRQALGLDGVRSEGEDGSGNASLAWIRDTVLAIRATKGMVLDPSDADTRSAGSFFNNPIVTEQISRRLPAECPRWPIDPVPELDRVFDLATWDGQVAPTARQPSLVKVSAAWLIENAGLAKGFGLPGSRATLSTKHTLALTNRGEASAEDVATLARYVRTRVASEYGIELNPEPVFVGVEL; encoded by the coding sequence ATGAGCGCGATCGAAGCGCGGCGCGACCCGGTGCCGCTGGCCGAGCTCACGACGATCGGCGTGGGCGCGGCCCCCGCCCGGATGGTCGACGTCCGCACACGTGAGGAGCTCGTCGCTGCGCTGCACGATGCGTGGAGCGAGGACTGGTTCGTCCTCGGCGGCGGATCCAATCTGCTGGCCAGCGACGAACCGTTCGACGGCACCGTTATCCGGATCCTCACCACCGGCTACGAGCGCATCGACGGCGCTCCGGAGGGCTACCAACGCGTCGCGATCGAGGCCGGACAGAACTGGGACGAGTTCGTCGCGTGGACCGTCGGGGCCGGACTGGCCGGTGTCGAGGCAATGAGCGGGATCCCCGGAACCGCGGGCGCCGCGCCGATCCAGAACGTCGGCGCGTACGGGCAGGAGATCATCCAGACGCTCGTCTCCGTCGACCTCATCGACGAGGGAGCCTCGTCGATCGAGACGGTGCCGGCAAGCGAGCTCGGGCTCGGCCCCCGCACCTCCGCGCTGAAGCGTCACTATGATTCCGTTCCCGAGCGCTCGGCGGTCGTGGTCGGAATCGTGCTCGATCTCGCGGTCGTCGGCACGGATCCGCGCCCCGTCGAGGACGAGCGGATCCGCCAGGCTCTCGGGCTCGACGGTGTGCGCTCGGAGGGTGAGGACGGATCCGGGAACGCGTCGCTTGCGTGGATCCGCGACACGGTGCTTGCCATCCGCGCGACGAAGGGCATGGTGCTGGATCCGTCCGACGCAGATACGCGCAGCGCCGGCAGCTTCTTCAACAATCCGATCGTGACGGAGCAGATCTCGCGGCGCCTTCCGGCCGAGTGCCCGCGCTGGCCGATCGACCCCGTTCCCGAGCTGGACCGGGTCTTCGACCTCGCCACGTGGGACGGTCAGGTCGCACCGACCGCGCGCCAGCCGTCGCTCGTGAAGGTGAGTGCGGCGTGGCTGATCGAGAACGCGGGGCTCGCAAAGGGCTTCGGGCTGCCCGGATCCCGCGCCACGCTGTCGACGAAGCACACGCTCGCGTTGACGAACCGCGGCGAGGCGTCGGCCGAGGACGTCGCGACGCTGGCGCGCTACGTCCGGACACGCGTCGCGTCGGAGTACGGCATCGAGCTGAACCCCGAGCCGGTCTTCGTCGGCGTCGAGCTATAG
- a CDS encoding FAS1-like dehydratase domain-containing protein has translation MAVDPDLAERDFPPTPPYLVGREKVREFARAVFATAPEHLDVDAARAAGHEDVVAPPTFAMVIADRTLQQLLADPSTGVVLERALHTDQQFTYSRPIVAGDELTGQLRVTRVRAMGSGAMVASQTEITDASGAHVVTASSTLLIGSEDA, from the coding sequence ATGGCTGTGGATCCGGATCTCGCCGAGCGCGACTTCCCCCCGACGCCCCCGTATCTCGTCGGACGTGAGAAGGTGCGCGAGTTCGCGCGCGCCGTGTTCGCGACTGCACCCGAGCACCTCGACGTCGACGCCGCGCGCGCCGCGGGACACGAAGACGTCGTCGCGCCGCCGACGTTCGCCATGGTGATCGCCGACCGCACGCTGCAGCAGCTGCTCGCGGATCCGTCGACCGGCGTCGTGCTCGAGCGCGCGCTGCACACGGACCAGCAGTTCACCTACTCGCGTCCGATCGTCGCGGGCGATGAACTCACCGGCCAGCTGCGGGTCACCCGCGTGCGCGCGATGGGGTCCGGCGCGATGGTCGCGAGCCAGACCGAGATCACGGACGCCTCCGGCGCGCACGTCGTCACGGCCAGTTCGACGCTGCTGATCGGATCGGAGGACGCCTGA
- a CDS encoding endonuclease domain-containing protein, translated as MSNNLLPKDLAEAFTVPDAIAHGVSRSRLRHRDLTAPFYGTRARGDIDDLPSRLRLLLDALPAHAFIAGPTAALAWALPLPLPVERMAREVVCIGVPARQNRIRRPGVRGRALQLDPEDVTLRHGLRVTTPERTWVDLSEELSLPRLVAVTDRLLREYVTRHDLDRAHERAGRRKPGRLRRERALGLGDARSESPKESELRVIFHEAHLPRPDLNVDITDRGRFVARVDMLFREARLVVEYQGDYHRDPEQWRRDEMRRAELESLGYRVTYVTAADLLDPEQLVSRIRRLLALA; from the coding sequence ATGTCGAACAACCTGCTCCCGAAGGATCTCGCCGAGGCGTTCACCGTTCCCGATGCGATCGCACACGGGGTTTCCCGATCGCGTCTCCGCCACCGGGACCTCACCGCCCCCTTCTACGGCACGCGCGCACGTGGCGACATCGACGATCTCCCGTCGCGCCTGCGGCTACTCCTTGACGCGCTGCCGGCCCATGCGTTCATCGCCGGACCGACGGCAGCTCTGGCATGGGCACTCCCGCTGCCGCTCCCCGTCGAACGCATGGCGCGAGAGGTTGTCTGCATCGGCGTTCCCGCCCGGCAAAACCGGATCCGGCGCCCCGGTGTGCGCGGCCGTGCCCTCCAGTTGGATCCTGAGGACGTCACTCTGCGGCACGGCCTTCGCGTCACGACGCCCGAACGTACCTGGGTGGACCTTTCCGAAGAGTTGTCGCTGCCGCGCCTCGTCGCCGTAACGGATCGCCTGCTGCGGGAATACGTCACACGCCACGACCTCGACCGGGCGCACGAACGAGCAGGACGCCGTAAGCCAGGGCGACTCCGCCGCGAACGCGCCCTCGGCCTCGGCGACGCGCGCAGTGAATCGCCGAAGGAGTCCGAACTGCGCGTGATCTTCCACGAGGCGCACCTGCCGCGTCCCGACCTCAACGTCGACATCACCGATCGCGGACGCTTCGTCGCTCGCGTCGACATGCTCTTTCGCGAAGCGCGGCTCGTCGTGGAATACCAGGGTGACTACCACCGGGATCCCGAGCAGTGGCGGCGCGACGAGATGCGGCGCGCGGAACTCGAGTCACTCGGTTATCGCGTCACGTACGTCACCGCCGCAGATCTGTTGGATCCCGAGCAGCTCGTGTCACGGATCCGTCGACTTCTCGCCCTCGCGTGA
- a CDS encoding MaoC/PaaZ C-terminal domain-containing protein: MDLSTLEKGDVVASKTMHLTRDALVRYAGASGDFNPIHYRDDVAERVGLPGVLAHGMLTMGIGASVLTEWLGETSRLASYVVRFTKPVVVDPERGANVTYVATVGQVKDDGSVRIDLAVTFEEEKVFGKAQAVVMPT; encoded by the coding sequence ATGGATCTGTCGACGCTGGAGAAGGGCGACGTCGTCGCCTCGAAGACCATGCACCTGACCCGCGACGCCCTCGTGCGCTACGCGGGCGCGTCCGGTGACTTCAACCCGATCCACTACCGCGACGACGTCGCCGAGCGCGTCGGGCTTCCGGGGGTGCTCGCTCACGGCATGCTCACGATGGGCATCGGCGCCTCGGTGCTCACCGAGTGGCTGGGCGAGACGAGCCGCCTCGCGTCGTACGTCGTGCGCTTCACGAAGCCCGTCGTCGTGGATCCGGAACGCGGCGCCAACGTGACCTACGTCGCGACCGTCGGCCAGGTGAAGGACGACGGATCCGTGCGCATCGATCTCGCCGTCACGTTCGAGGAGGAGAAGGTGTTCGGGAAGGCGCAGGCGGTGGTGATGCCGACATGA